Below is a window of Falco peregrinus isolate bFalPer1 chromosome 3, bFalPer1.pri, whole genome shotgun sequence DNA.
GTCTTTCCCCCTCCCGATTCGGTTTTCCTTGAACGAAAAGCGCTGCCAGTGCTGGTCGGGTGCCGGTGTTTCCCCCGAGGGGGCGGCCGGGTGGGCTGCGCCGCGCGGTGGGGACCGGCCGCCGCCGTGATTTAGTGGAGGAGCTCGCCCCGAGGAGCCGGCCGCGGCCTCCCGTTCCCCAGAGGCAGGCAGGATTTCGTTTATATTGGATTTATTTCCAACCACATATGGGTGTCAGGCACtagatttatgatttttttatttttcttttttttttcccccttcataCACCAAATATGCCCAAACCCATCCCGCCTCGCCGCCATCCAACCCCCCAGGAAAGCGCAgtcccctgctcctgccagctgcgggggcgggggtggggagcgctcggagcgggagcggggccgaGGGGGCTCGGAGCGGCGggggcgccccccgccccgcgggcagccccgccTGTGCCGGGGTGTCACGGCCACGTCGGGAGCCGGGACGGGGCATCCCGGAGGTGGGAGGCGGGAGGAGGAGTCGCGGTGGGCTGGAAGCCTCTCCTTTCACCGCTACGGAGCGATGAGATACAACTGTGTTGCTGAGATATTTACAggataataataaataaaataataataataaaactggAGCGACTGAGACCGAGTCCGCCGGGTCTGTTAGCAATTTAGCAGAACgggattttcctttccctcGCCTGCCAGTTGATGCTCTTTTCCAAATTTCCACAGCGGGGGAAGCCTGCGATTTTTTACATAATGATTTCAGCATGCGAGGCTGCCTGCctcgcttttttttttattattttattttcccccctccccgcctgccccccccgccTTCCCTCCGCGACCCGCCTCGCCGCGCTCCCCCCGCGGCAGGGGGGCACCCGGTCCCGCCGGCTGCCGGGaccccgcgggcggcggcgggaccgGGGCTGGGCGGACAGGGGGGGCTCGTCGCTGCCCGCCGGTGCCCGCCTCCCGCTGGCCGCCCGCCGTCGGCGTGGCCGGGGCCCAGCTGACATCacggggccggggcggggagaggggccgggaggggaagggaggtgggggggtgttTTCCAGCTTTAAAAAGGCGGCGCCGGGCGCGCAGCCCTGCGTCAGAGCGAGACTTCCCCGCTCCGCACACCCCctcgcccccggccccgcctaAGGCaccgggcgggcgggcagcgcccgccgccccgtCGCGGGCAGTGCCGCCGAAGTCCCCACGCACACCCGCCCTCCCCTCCatgccccggccccgggggggcggcggcggcggcgagctCGTGTGCCTACGCGGGCGCGGCTCCCACgccgggggcggcgcggccccggcctCCGGGGCGTGaaggcgggcgggggggggcgcggcaGCGGGGCAGGCGGCGAGGGGCCCGACAGCGGCCCGGGGCGCGGCGCCGGGGctccgccgccccgccgggtGGATGCCAAGCgctgccccgccggccgccgccgcgccgccgtCGCGGGACCCAGGCAGCGGGAGagaggggccggcggcggccccgcagcGCGGCCCGCGCCCGCTCGGCAGCACCATGAAGGCGGCAGAGGAAGGTaacgggcgggcgggcgcgtcccccggggctcccccgcCGCGGCACGGAGGTTTGCCGGCGGCCGCTCACTGAGCTGGCTCCGCCGCCTGCCGCCAGGCCCGGGCCCGCTCCCGGTGGCCGGGGCAGCGTCGCAGGGGCTCGGAGGCGCCGGCGAGGACCTGGGGTCGGGCCGGGGGAAAAGCCGCGGAGGAGATCGGGGATTCCCCCCGCGGAGCCGGGGCTGCTCGGGGGGAAGGTCGCGATACAGCCCACAATCGCGGCCGTGCCTCGCGTggcgggggcaggagggacGCCCCGGGGAAAGCGGCtccgggcagcgccgggcgcCGGGCGAGGCACCGGAGCGGCCGGGCGCGTCgcggccgggctgcggggctgggccTCGCGTgtccccccgcgcccccggggctgccagcccccgccgccggcccggctccagggcagcctggccctgcGATTCCGGCTCTGTCCCGACTCCTTTCCATGCCCCGCAGTACCTCCGCAGTAACCAGAAGTGCGCCGAAAACACGGCGGCAAAGTTTCTAGGGAGAGGGACGGATGGTGGGCGGGGGGCTGGAGTAGCTGCTCGCCCGGGCTGAACTTgaccctgccaggagctggagccGGGACCGGCTTCTCCTGCGCCAGTCGggacaaccccccccccccccccccccccccccccccctccgccgcGGAGCATCGCGACCCAGCACCGCTGCGCCCCCCGGGTAAAGCCCCGCTTGCCTCTGCCCGCGCCCCGGGAGCGGGACCGGCACCGGGCATCGCCGCGGCAGGTGCGGGCCCGGGGGCAGCCCCGCTgtgccccggccccccgcccgctGCCGGGCTGCCCGCCGGTCtccgcggccggggggggggggggggcggggggcgccccGGGCCGCGCATTGTGGGGGGACGTGGGGAGGaagcggagggggggggggtcgcGCCCGCGTGCGCGGTGTTTATTCCGCGCGAGGGACGGGGGGCTCCTTCCGCGGGGCGGGCCGCGGCAGCTGGAGGGGCGCTCAGCGCCCATCTCCTCAGTTTGCTCGGggctttgttttttggttgtgtttgggtttgttgttgttttttttttgacacagaTGTTTTCACTCCGGGGGTTCATTTCACTTGACAGGATCCTGCCAGCGCGAGAGCTGCAAGCGCGGCTGTGACTGTGGCTCCGCTTTTGAAGCATGCGAGCGCCTTTTTGGATGAAAGTTAATTACGTTTTATTTAATAGCATTGGCTTGCGTGCCCTTCGCGCGCGGGGACCTCCGCGGGCTGCAGGGACGGCGCGTCCAGCGCTCGGGGCTCCAGGGGCACCAGCGCACCAACCCGCAAAACCTGCGCCCAAAGGCAGCTGATACAAAATCCGTACCGGAGCGTcttgtcaaaaaaaacccaaaccccccccaaaaaaacaagcccccccccccccccttttatttctctggCGTTTCTGATGCCTGTGCTAAAATGTCGCCAGCCCTCGTCAATAGTTCTCTTCCATGTTGATGTATTTTGTAAGGGACTAAGAAAACGAGGCCAGCCAGAAAGTGTGACCCAATCAAGGAAACACGCAGGGGAGCCCTGCAAGGCAGGATTGCTGCCGCCAAATTAAGGTGCCCCTTGATTGCCAAACTCCGGCAATCagagaaaatactttatttcttgCATAGTCGGGGAAGAAACTCTTGCAGCGTGCCCCGGTGGGAGGACCccgcttttttttctttaggtggGAGCGAGGGGTCCTTCGGCGCGGGGACCCCGGCGGGTTAGTGCCGCGTACGAGTGAGACTCCACAAGCGGCACGGGGACGGGGTCGCCGGGGCACACCGGCCCCTTTCGCTCTCCCGTTTAATGGCACTGTTTTAACTGGATTATTCCCTGGCGCCACGCTGTTACTCTGTCCCCACGTGTGACATCGCTTCGGTTGTGCCTCTCCGCCGCAtatctcccccctccctccggcggggtggggggcgaCCCACGCGGTTCAGGGCAGCGCTGGTAGTTTATGGCACTGGCAAATCAAAGCCGCCCGTAAACAAGTTCGCGGCGACGTACCCGGCTCGCAGGTACCAGATGTGGGAGAGGCAAAGGGGCGAGAACAGCAGGGCCTTGGGAGCCCCTGCTCGGCTCCCCGCCCCGGGGGGAGATGGCAGGAacccggcggggagggggcctGCGCCCCGGGGGTCGGGGCTGTCCCGCCTGCAGGCCCGGGACGGGTGGCGCGTCAGCCCGCGCCCtcggggcaggggctgcgggaggCGGCCGGGCAAAGCGGGTGCTTGTCCCCGCGGCGCAGCCCCTCGCCCGGGCTGGGGGCGAGCCTGCCCCAGCATCCCGGGGAGAGCACGGCCCTGAGGGGCTGGCAGCCGCGGGCGGAGTGGCTCCGCGGCTGCCAAGGCCTTTTGCGCACTCGGGTGACTCAGCCCCGGCGCTTCGGGGAGGCGGCTGCGAGCAGGAGACCGAGGGCAGCCCCACGGCGGCCACCCGACGGCTGCCTCGCCTCCGCCTCAAAGCAGACCCTATGCCCCCTCGgtgcagagcctggccccgcggcggggccgcccgctGGCAGCACCCCGGGGCCAGGGGTCCTGCGTgccgggggctgccccctcGGGTCCCGGTGCACGTCGGTGCCCGCTGGCTCCTGCAAGAGACGGGACGGCAGCGCGGCTCGTCCCGGGGAGGAGCGAGGAAAGTGTAACAGgctctgatggaaaaaaatgaggttttccTGGCACTTTGTAACGGAGATTTCAGCCATAAGCCTGGAAAATGGTATTCCCTGAGTTTGTAAGGGAACACCATTTCcatgagttttaaaaaacaactatTCCTTTTGAAATCTGGCCTGGAGCTCGGGAGCCGGGGCGAGCCGAGCTGCTAGGGCTCCTTTGCCTGGCGGAGACTTCCAAACGTCCGTAATCTGACAGGAGTGcgtttcaaaacagaaaaaaatagtttaatgtatttttaaaattgatttttaacgCCGCCGCTCGCCTGGCCCCGCCACCGGAGCCCTTCGCAGGCGCTGCCGGTGCCTCGGCCCGGGACCTTCCCGTGCCGGTGCAGGAGGCAGCCGGGAACGCTGCGGGTCCCGCTTTAATGCGCTTTTTATAGCAGTTGGCACTAGTGGGTGCTGCAactaagcaaaataaataataaataaacgACAGCGAAGCCTCCTGCCTCGCAGAGGCGGCGCGGTGGGGACCCTCGGGGGAAGCCTTAGCGGCAGGCAGCGAAGAGGGGGACGGGCCGCTGTTCCAGACGGGCgagcagagcccccccagccccccccaagccccccggCCGAGAGCGGGAAGCGCCGCTCCTGCCCCGGAGCCCTGGGGCAGGTCGCTGCCGCCGGGCGGGAGCAGGTGAATGTCTCGCTGCCCGCGGCCTCCCCAACCCGCCCCCGCCAAgccgggggtgtgtgtggggaggtACTCCCCGCAGCCCGGTGCCGGGACCCCCCGCGCGAGGGGCGCAGTCGCGGTCCCGGAGGGGGTTTCCCGCAGCGCGCAGGCTGCGCGTGGGGGACTGAGCCCAGACCGGGGGGGTGCGGGGCGGGGGTGTGCGTGTGCGGGGCGGTTGTTTGCATCGACCCGGAAACATCAGCAGCGGGCGGGAGGCGGATCAGAGGCGGTGGCAGCGAGATAGGCCGCCCGTCGGGGCCGGGGTCACGTTACCGCCCGCAGCCGCCGCGTCCTGCGCCGTGCCGGGGCTGCGGCAGCCCGTGAGCCGGCCGGCAGCGGCTGTCCGGGCGCAGCGGGGCGGCCCCGACGGGGCGGGCCGGGGGTCGCGGTGCCGGAGCGTGGCGGGGGTCGCGGCGGAGCCATGACGGGCGTGGAGGCCGAGCAGGAGTTTGATTTCGATTTCCTCTTCGAGTTCAAGCACAGCGATGAGGGCGGAGGTGGGTGGCGATGGGGCACCGGGGGCGCTGGCGGACGGGTGTTGCGGGGATCCTCCCCCCGCACAGCCCGGTTGGAAAGGGGGGAAGGTTTTCCTccctggggggaggggggctggtCCCCGCCGCAACGTGGGGGAGCGCgaccctgcccctgcagcacccgGGTGAGCggtggggggggaggaggaggtggacGGTGCCTCAGTTGTAAAACTTCGGGACTTTGCGCTATGCAGACCCCTGCGCTGCCCGCTCCATGGCTGCCCCCACCTGCCCGCGGCCCCCGCgctgcggggggcggccccggcacAGCCCTCAGCGCCCCGAAGCCCCTGGGGGTGGGCGTGGAGGTTGGGTCTTGCCCCTTACAGCGGCGGGCCAGAGCCCGCTCCtgcccccctgccagcccccggGAGCCGGAGCTAGTTAGGCTCGGGGTTTAGCTTGAAGGTCACCCGTAAATAAAAATAACGGGCCTGGATTTATCCCGGGTCACACCGTTCATAACGGCGGTGTCTCGGTCCGGCTGACTCGGTTTATGGCTTGGAACAGCCCTGGCGGTGGAAGGGGGCGGCGAGCAGGGCTGGGACCGACCCAGGGAGGGTGAGTCACCCCGTGCTGGCCTCGGTGGCTGCTCACCAGGAGCCAggctgcccgcccccccggccctgctcTCCCTTCGGCTCTGAAACTGCAGCAGGTTCCCAAACCCTGGCCCGCCAAGATGCAGGTGGAGGTGCAGAGCTCCCCTTCCTGATGCTCTCCAGTTGCCCAGCTCCCTGGCACATTGGTGGTGTCCAAATAGTTGCTTGGAGCTTCTCAGATTTTAGAAAAACCTGCCGTTTTAAGAGTTTCACTCAGCTTTTCAGCCGAGTGTCCCAGTAGTTAGACACCTGGGAAGTGGAGGGGCCTGAGTGTGTTAAAGTGTTAAAGTCCTAATGAGAGAAGTACCTAACTCCATTAGGCAATTTTGAAACATGAATTTAAGCATGGACCTAGTCGTGGCTTTGTCTTTAGAAAGGTAAAATAGCCCTCACCTCTGCAAAGCCCCTCTGAGCTGCAGGTGGTCAGCATTCCTGCTTCAAGAATGTGAATAAAACCTGATGGTGCCCTGTGCCCGGTGCCTTGCAGGATCAGCCCATTAACagcagaaaggaataaaaccttTGCTCTGCGAAattaactggagaaaaaaaaatctgaattttttatGTTGTCACAAAGTGAAATGTAAGATGTGAAGGTGTGCTCGCAAATCAAGGGGTCCAGTTTCTTGTCCTAGTTACACTTAATGCAAGTGTGGATTTGCTGGAACAGAGCTGTTGCAGACCTGCGCTGCTCTATCCGATACTGGGTTGGGCTCAAGATATTAAAATACACTACTGGAAGTGACTTGGTACTAAATGCACGTAAGGCGCTGGGGGCCTCTGTGGCTCAAGGTcgtggcagcagccccaggttgAAGCGTACCTGCCTCTTGTCCACGCCGTTGCTGTCAGGTAACCCGGCACAGCTGCGTTAGGCGATGCAGTTTCATGCTTTTGCACCCTCCTCTCTCCTGTCCCTCAAGACTGGCCCTAATTCCCCCGGTGAGGAAAGCATCAGCATGTTACGAACGCTGACTCTGTATGTGTATGTGATGAATTTTGTCAGTACAGAAGTTATGGAGAAGAACGTGCTTTTCCAGAAATTATAGCTGGTGGGTTTTAGCTCACAAGCTGAGGACTGGGTCCCGTTCCTAGTTCTGGCTTCGGGGCTTTTGTATTTGGTGGGCATGCTTTCTGTGTGCTGCCTGGAAATGTAAGATACCTGAGTGTATTGGGAAGTCTTTGGATCTTGCTTCTCTCAATTTTGAGTACTGTTATGTGAGAAGTTGTATGACACAGTGTATCTCTTGGCCCTTTAAAAGGTcacttaaaaaatacacataataACTCTAGAGAGACTATTACTTGCCACCTGCGTTAGGGGAACTTGTTTCTTGGAACACTTGaggctttcttttaaattatatatatatatatatgaatataattttttttaaactggattcCGAAGGCTGGTCTGAGCCTTTATATTgctcagcctgggctgcagATCTCCAGCAGACTTTGGTGTTTGAATTTCACCCTAGTCGTGCACTAGATTTTAAGAGAACTGCTGGGCTCACAGCGCTTTTCACGCCAGTAATAATTATCCctgttattttgtttctttacctatttatttttaataaaagaccTAAAGGCACTGATTCTGCAGCCAGCGGATGCTGCTGTTGCCTCCCGCCTGTAAAGCCCACCTGGTGGGCGCGGAGACGGGGCAGCCTGCGGAGCCCGTGGTCCCCTGCCTGGGGGGGAGCTGTCTGGCTGTGTGGTGGGGACAGACTGGAGGTGCCACCCAGCTGTGCCATGTCACCAGTGCCATCCATCTGCATGCCAGGCCAGGAGGCCGTGGAAAGGCCCGGGGGATGTATGTGGAAGTGCCTGGCCAGCGTCCTGGCAGCAGTGCAGTGCCAAGGACATCACCTTCctctggagctggaggaagcagggaaggCACTGAAGCTGCCTTACCGGCACTGCTTAGACCCTTTCTCTGAGCTGATTTCTGAAACGGAGAAGATCTTACCACTGCTGTACCACttggttatatttttttttcaatgcaggtggtggtggttgtggtggCATAGAGCGGCCATGTGGCCCGGCAGCAACTATAGGGGACTGATTTTGGGAGGAGAGGACTGTGATCTCTCAGGCAGGTCTGCACCTCGCTGTGACCACTGCAGTCGATTACCCCTGTCAGAGTAGCACCTCTTTCCCCAtagctcctgcctgccttgttTGAATGGAGCGTGAAGCTGCAGCATATTTTGAATAATCCGGTTTTATTTGTGGCATGCTCCGGTGTAATTTAATGACCCTTCCTCAGTAAACGGGCGGTCTCTGAAGGCAGGCGAGAGAGTGAGTTCAAAAGGTGGTGTTGCTCATCGTTCCTGACTGTTACCTGACGTGACATGCATCAGCTGGAACATCACAGAGTTGCTGTGGAACTGCGACAGCACAATAATTTTTCCTAAGTACCGTTTGCCTTGGAGTCGTTGCCAGCAAGAAAGGCGAGTGGGATCGCCGGAGATGACACCAGAGAGGGCTGAGCTgataaacaaaagaaagacaatAGCCGGCTGCGCTGCTGCGGCCAGCGTGGAGGCTCCTTTGCATTTGCAGCGCTCCCGGGAGCGGGTCGTGTTGGGAATAACAGCTGCAGTAATTAACGCAGCTTTTCCCTGTCTCCTAGGGAAGGTGGGCAAGGGGGGCGGCCGAGGGAGCTTGCCCCCCGCGAGGGGAAGGGGCAGGCTCCCCGTGCGGACCGGCTGTGGCTGGGGGGATGCAGGGTTTCCCCTCTGTCCTGCAGGGAAGTGCTGCTGCCGGAATGAACCTGGGGAAGGCGGGTGTGCTGCAAGCgcagcgtggggctgggggcaacccGCAGAACGGCGTTAGCCAGGCTCAGAGTTCAGTGGCTGTTGTCTCTGATAGAAAAGTTTTGCTGCCTTGTCTCAGTAAGGCAAGACGAGCcggtgcaggggctgcagagcctcCCAGCATCAGGAGGGTGGGTGGCTCCTGCTCCCATCACAGCTCGCAGCACCAGGGGCATGCTGCTCCTGGTTGTGGGCTCCCCACGCGCAGCCCACCAGTGTCTCCGTCTGGCAATGGGAGACACGCAGGCGGCCCTGAGCTGGAGGGGCAGCGCTGAAGGAGTCCCTTCAGCAGAGTGGCAGCAAGGCGAGGCAGGGACAGTCTCCTGTGGACCAGCTTTTTGCTGCTGGTCCCCGTCGCGCAGCAGGTCTGGAGGCATGCAAAGGGCAGGTTGTTCCCCTGCGTGTGGGCAAGGAGCCCGTTGGTGCAGGTCTGTGATGTGATCTGTCACCTTCCAGGTTTCCACGCCAACCATGCAGCTCTGCTAGTGCTTTTATACACCCGGAGCTGCTCCATGGTTAGACCGTTGGCCGAGTGTGCGCTGCTGGCAGCGCTCGACGTGGCGTGCACAATAACCAGCAATTTTAGTGGAATTTCAGCTATCGCAAAGTAGTGAGACATCCATGTTTATCCTTCACCTGGCCTCTGCCAGTTGGGCTGGAGGGATAAGTGGTCCCAGAAACCAGAGCAGGTCAATAGATCCATCTTGTTCCAAAATCCTAGTTAACTGGAACCAGTTGGAAACTTGCTGTAATGGAAATTTTGGTTGTGTATAGTTTTTTTAACAGGATGCAGTTGATCGCGTTCTTTGCTTTAGTCTGCCTCCACTTTTGTTTTTCGTCTTGTGTTTTTTGTGTATTCCAACTTCTCAGGGAGGCAATTAGGCCCACTTACATAAAAGCACATCTCTcgagcagcactgcagggtgtGAACGCTGAAGTACCGTTGTCTGAAGACTCGATTATTTGCTCTGAAGGTTTGCATAGGAAGAGTGTCCTCAAGACAAACTCAGTCTGCATACATCGCCCTCCCAAGATAGCTTGTCTTGTGCTGTTCGGCTACCAGCATTGGCAAGGATGCTGGTCCACAGCTTCTCCGCTGGCGCGGTGTGCCTGTCGGCTGGGTTGTTATGGAGAGCTGTGCTTTTGTGTGTTGTGCCATGTCCCTCCACTCCAGCGGGGTATGTTACTGAGCAAGTATATTTGTGCCGCACCTCAtatcattctttttttgtttgtctgtttgttttctagAACACTATAATTATACATCTTCAAATGTAAATGCTGGCTTGCCTCTAAATGTGGCACATTCCTCATTGTCAACTCCATGTCATGGCCTTCAGGCATCAAATCCCGTCATTTCAGTTGTCCCATCAACAAATCATCCTTCTGGTTACGGAGGACACATCGATGGTGGGGCCTCCGACTACTACCTGCCACCAAACATCAGACCTAATGGAGCTCCAGCGCTAGAGAGCCCTAGAATTGAGATCACTTCTTACATGGGACTTCATCATAACAATAACCAGTTTTTCCATGATGAGGTTGAGGAGGCCATCCCAAATGCCAAGCGGTCACCTTCCACTGCCACTTTGAACTTACCGAACATCGAGGCGTACAGAGACCCGTCCTGCCTGAGTCCAGCGAGTAGCTTGTCTTCCAGAAGCTGCAACTCTGAAGCGTCTTCCTACGAGTCCAACTACTCGTATCCGTACACGTCACCCCAGACCTCCCCGTGGCAGTCGCCGTGCGTCTCTCCGAAGACCACTGACACAGAGGAGGGCTACCAGCGCAGCATGGTGGCCTGCACTCTGCTCAGTTCCCCAAGGCACTCTCCGTCAACGTCTCCCAGGACGAGCATCACAGAGGAGAACTGGCTGGGGGCTCGCAACTCCAGACCTCCGTCTCCCTGCAACAAGAGAAAGTATAGCCTCAACGGCCGGCAGACCTCCTACTCCCCGCACCACTCCCCCACACCTTCCCCACAGAACTCACCACGAGTGAGCATCACCGATGAGACATGGCTGGGGAACACTAACCAGTACACCAGCTCCGCCATTGTTGCCGCCATCAACGCCCTCACCACTGACAGCACCATAGATATGAACGATGGGATTCCCATCAAGTCAAGGAAGACTGCCATCGACCATACCCCGTCCATGACTCTCAAAACTGAACCGGCTGGCGAGGATCACGGGACCATATCGCCAACCGCCGATTTGTCACCAGAGGATTTCTCCAGCTTTCAGCACATCAGGAAGGGAAACTTCTGCGAGCAGTACCTGTCTGTGCCACAGCATCCCTACCAGTGGGCCAAACCAAAGTCTCTGTCTCCAACATCCTACATGAGGTAAGGAACCCCAGCCTGGAGGGCAATCCTGACAGTATCTTTAttgcatgcttttttcccctccttgccCTTTCTGTCTCTGTCTCCTGCCAAATCTGCCCATCTACCCATTGCGCGTAGCCCTGTCTTGTGATGCTGCCTCCGCTGTTGCCGTGGTGTGACCACGCGTAAAGCCTGCGGGGGTTAAAGAGGCTGTTCTAGGAGCTGGCCACACGTGGGTTGTAACTGGTTATCTGCTTCCTGGGGGACGAGGCCCAGCCCTGGCAGTCTGGACATGGGGCATTCAGAAGCTTGTCAGGCAGCGAGACAGTTCGGTACCATCAGACCTCTGGCTTTACTTGAAATGGATCATCCTGTCTTAGGTTTTGTTGCAGGACAAGGAGCTGGGCTCGTTATTGTGGCTGTTACAGGGCTTTTTACATTTACGCTTTGTAGACAGTGAGTACAAATGGAATAGGAGTACGGTTCTTTTGTgcattatttcagcttttacttCACTACACCTGAAAGCTGCTTATCAGTtgtccttccttcctgcccttgctggacagtgattttattttttccctcttccccactGCTTTTGtgttgaaagaagaaaatcGTGTTTGTCAGCTGATCATACTTAATATACTGGTCGCATTAATTTATCGCAGGAGGACCCTGGGTAGGGAGAACTGCAGAACAGCCAGAGTCTGAGTTACAtccattgctttctgttttgatcTCGGTGTTGGTCTTTATTTTGAGGTCTTCTGAAGGCTGTATAGACAGAAGCACATGCTGCAGGAGgacagttttgttttccagaagtttGCAGGCTGTGCTCAGTCGCTGGCTGTAATGGCCACCccctctcctcttccagccactccCACCCCCCCGAACACCTGGCctcctgcttttgcattttctcagaATGAAAGAAGTGGGCTGAAATGTTTGAGTTAGGGATGCGCGCCCTGGCTCTCAGCCTTGGCAGCCTCACTCTTCTCCAGCCAGCACCTCTCTGCTACGTACTGGCTCCCCAAACTGAGCCTGAGCAGCCCACAGCCCTTTGCGTTACAGCATGTCATGCTGCAGTCCACTTCCTCAtcattctcctcctcctcctctccgcGTTGCCCAAGCTTCTCACAGGACCCACGCTTGGTTTCACGTTGGGAAGTGTGGCAACCCCTTTGGGTCTGGCCACCTGGAGGTGGGCACTGGCTGCCTTTCAGCGCTGGGATAGAGGCTTCTAACACCGGGCGACTCTTTGGAGCCTTCCCACGTACTTCAGCAAAGCCTTCCACGTGCTCCcactgcagtgctgagcagcccGCGCTGGTCAGAGGGGCCGCCGGCCGGCTCCTGCGCTGGGGGGCTGCTCTTTGCCCAGCGCTTCCAGGGCACTGGTAGGACCAATCCGGCTTGTGCCCTTCAGTGGCAGcgggggctgtgggtgctgtgctgctgtccGTCGGGGGCAGCCGGCATGCCTGCGCGCTGACACAGACAACAAAGGTGAAGTGTACAAAACGGAGCCCCACTACGTTTTgtacttaacatttttttccactgttttggTCTTGTATAAAATATGTTTCCTGGTTCACAATATGTTTCCATGTGATCTCATTAACTCGTGCTCTAGGGCAGTTGGAAGTTACTGGTGAAATGTGATTTTAAGTTATTTTACCAATCAGATACACTGACCGTGCTTCCTTCCACCGAAAATACCTCCCGTTTTATGTATATGAAAGCGCTGGGCAAGTGAGCACGGACGTCAACAGGATCACAGCCTACGCAACAgaaactgttattttaaatctttccaaAAAAATTTGTTAAGAATTTGTCACAACagagctggatttttttcctgttatgttACACATCTGTTCTATTTCAAACACaagggctggaggggtgggTTCCAAAAAACAACTTGGGCTCCAAAATCTAGCCGGTCATAATGATTTTGAGATAACCAGATTTGATTACCTCCTCTGTCTCTTCCTGAATATGCGGTACAGTTTTCATCAAAAGCCAGCGTGCCTTGGAAAATCACTGAcgcctttccctccctctctggcATTCCCATCTCtttgggggcaggagggagccagATCGGGCATACCCTCAGCCAGGTGCCGTCGCCCTTCCCAGGGTTTTGTGGCGGGCATCAGCCTGAGAGGGAAAccacttttttctgttgttttaaaaattgattatGTTTTTCATTTGGTGTAATTAAAGCTCTACCCACTTTAGGCTTTCCAAGTCCCAGAGCAAGGGAATAACGAGTCCATAATAAGGTATAATACATAATAACGCCCGCCCTAACAGAAacactttctgttctttctgtgcCTCGTGCTTCCCTCGGGTGCTTGCAAGGGCTGTGAGCCCAGCGGCTCAGCCGGGTCCTCGGGCTGCGGGCTCTGGGAGCAGGACCCCCGGGGC
It encodes the following:
- the NFATC1 gene encoding nuclear factor of activated T-cells, cytoplasmic 1 isoform X9: MPSAAPPAAAAPPSRDPGSGREGPAAAPQRGPRPLGSTMKAAEEEHYNYTSSNVNAGLPLNVAHSSLSTPCHGLQASNPVISVVPSTNHPSGYGGHIDGGASDYYLPPNIRPNGAPALESPRIEITSYMGLHHNNNQFFHDEVEEAIPNAKRSPSTATLNLPNIEAYRDPSCLSPASSLSSRSCNSEASSYESNYSYPYTSPQTSPWQSPCVSPKTTDTEEGYQRSMVACTLLSSPRHSPSTSPRTSITEENWLGARNSRPPSPCNKRKYSLNGRQTSYSPHHSPTPSPQNSPRVSITDETWLGNTNQYTSSAIVAAINALTTDSTIDMNDGIPIKSRKTAIDHTPSMTLKTEPAGEDHGTISPTADLSPEDFSSFQHIRKGNFCEQYLSVPQHPYQWAKPKSLSPTSYMSPSLPALDWQLPSHSGPYELRIEVQPKSHHRAHYETEGSRGAVKASAGGHPIVQLHGYLESEPLTLQLFIGTADDRLLRPHAFYQVHRITGKTVSTTSHETILSNTKVLEIPLLPENNMRAIIDCAGILKLRNSDIELRKGETDIGRKNTRVRLVFRVHIPQANGRTLSLQVASNPIECSQRSAQELPLVEKQSTDSFPVIGGKKMILTGHNFLQDSKVIFVEKAPDGHHVWEMEAKTDKEMCKPNSLVVEIPPFRNQRITSPVQVNFYVCNGKRKRSQYQLFTYLPANVNEIIRNDLSSTNVHS
- the NFATC1 gene encoding nuclear factor of activated T-cells, cytoplasmic 1 isoform X8 codes for the protein MPSAAPPAAAAPPSRDPGSGREGPAAAPQRGPRPLGSTMKAAEEEHYNYTSSNVNAGLPLNVAHSSLSTPCHGLQASNPVISVVPSTNHPSGYGGHIDGGASDYYLPPNIRPNGAPALESPRIEITSYMGLHHNNNQFFHDEVEEAIPNAKRSPSTATLNLPNIEAYRDPSCLSPASSLSSRSCNSEASSYESNYSYPYTSPQTSPWQSPCVSPKTTDTEEGYQRSMVACTLLSSPRHSPSTSPRTSITEENWLGARNSRPPSPCNKRKYSLNGRQTSYSPHHSPTPSPQNSPRVSITDETWLGNTNQYTSSAIVAAINALTTDSTIDMNDGIPIKSRKTAIDHTPSMTLKTEPAGEDHGTISPTADLSPEDFSSFQHIRKGNFCEQYLSVPQHPYQWAKPKSLSPTSYMSPSLPALDWQLPSHSGPYELRIEVQPKSHHRAHYETEGSRGAVKASAGGHPIVQLHGYLESEPLTLQLFIGTADDRLLRPHAFYQVHRITGKTVSTTSHETILSNTKVLEIPLLPENNMRAIIDCAGILKLRNSDIELRKGETDIGRKNTRVRLVFRVHIPQANGRTLSLQVASNPIECSQRSAQELPLVEKQSTDSFPVIGGKKMILTGHNFLQDSKVIFVEKAPDGHHVWEMEAKTDKEMCKPNSLVVEIPPFRNQRITSPVQVNFYVCNGKRKRSQYQLFTYLPANGENSHWIQGHMASLIPPPVDGPIASPWSSAL